A genomic window from Clostridium aceticum includes:
- a CDS encoding ABC transporter ATP-binding protein — protein MNKKTAIELKEITKTFGTVIANNKVNISVKQGEILALLGENGSGKTTIMNMLSGIYRPDSGSIFVKGQEVVINSPEDSAKLGIGMIHQHFKLVDVLTATDNIILGSKEKGMWLSKSRFQRIGEISQTFGLEIDPQKYVYNMSVSEKQTVEILKVLYRNADILILDEPTAVLTPQEITGLFDILRRMRDNGCAVIIITHKLNEVLEISDRVTILRKGESVATVNTKETNAKELTELMVGRAIELAIEHPENDFEENLLEIHHLTVENQEGIESLKDISFQLNQGEILGVAGIAGSGQKELCEALAGLIPVKKGAVLYRNENIVGMNPHDIIKLGISMSFIPEDRLGMGLVASMGMVENMLLKNYRHSKKGPFISKRAAKELAKKLVDDMQIVTPSVETPVRRLSGGNVQKVLLGREIESNPNVLITAYAVRGLDINSSYAIYDALNEQKQKGVGILFIGEDLDVMLELCDRIMVLCHGRITGIVDTKSATKEEIGLMMADVVLDKEEKKYEQYCG, from the coding sequence GTGAACAAGAAAACAGCTATTGAACTTAAAGAAATTACGAAAACCTTTGGAACAGTAATAGCAAATAATAAAGTAAATATATCTGTCAAGCAGGGTGAGATTCTCGCCCTGCTTGGGGAAAATGGTTCTGGAAAAACAACGATCATGAACATGCTGTCAGGTATTTACCGTCCTGACAGCGGTTCTATTTTCGTGAAGGGGCAGGAGGTTGTTATTAATTCCCCTGAGGACTCCGCCAAGTTAGGAATTGGAATGATTCATCAGCACTTTAAACTGGTTGATGTACTGACAGCAACAGATAATATTATTTTAGGTTCAAAAGAAAAGGGTATGTGGTTATCAAAATCAAGGTTTCAAAGGATTGGAGAAATCAGCCAAACCTTTGGATTAGAAATTGACCCTCAAAAATATGTTTACAATATGTCAGTCAGTGAAAAACAAACAGTAGAAATCTTGAAGGTTTTATATCGCAATGCGGATATTTTAATTTTAGATGAACCTACTGCTGTTTTAACACCACAGGAAATCACTGGTCTTTTTGATATTTTACGGAGGATGCGGGATAATGGTTGTGCAGTGATTATTATTACCCATAAATTAAATGAAGTTTTAGAAATAAGTGATAGAGTGACCATTCTTAGAAAGGGAGAGAGTGTTGCCACTGTCAATACAAAGGAGACAAATGCCAAAGAACTAACAGAACTGATGGTTGGACGTGCTATTGAGCTAGCCATTGAACATCCTGAAAATGATTTTGAAGAAAATTTATTAGAGATCCATCACTTAACGGTAGAAAATCAAGAGGGGATAGAGTCTTTGAAGGATATCAGCTTCCAGCTAAACCAAGGGGAGATTCTTGGTGTAGCAGGCATCGCAGGAAGTGGTCAGAAGGAACTGTGTGAGGCGTTGGCTGGATTAATACCTGTGAAAAAAGGAGCGGTCCTTTACCGTAATGAAAATATTGTGGGTATGAATCCACATGATATTATAAAGTTAGGGATCAGCATGAGCTTTATTCCCGAAGACCGCCTTGGCATGGGGCTTGTGGCTTCTATGGGTATGGTGGAAAATATGCTTTTAAAGAATTATCGACACAGTAAGAAAGGGCCTTTTATCAGTAAAAGGGCTGCAAAAGAATTAGCAAAAAAACTAGTAGATGATATGCAAATCGTAACCCCTAGTGTAGAAACTCCTGTTAGAAGATTGTCAGGGGGAAATGTACAAAAAGTACTGCTGGGTAGAGAAATTGAATCCAACCCCAATGTACTAATAACTGCTTACGCTGTCAGGGGACTGGATATTAACTCTTCCTATGCCATATATGATGCTTTAAATGAACAAAAACAAAAAGGTGTTGGTATACTGTTTATAGGGGAAGACTTGGATGTGATGTTAGAACTGTGCGATAGAATTATGGTGTTGTGCCATGGAAGAATCACAGGAATTGTAGATACAAAATCAGCCACAAAAGAGGAGATTGGTTTAATGATGGCGGATGTAGTTTTAGATAAGGAGGAAAAGAAGTATGAGCAATACTGTGGGTAA
- a CDS encoding BMP family ABC transporter substrate-binding protein — protein sequence MKKSKKIWALLLAVVLVFAVVGCGSNETAGGDDIATGAEDFKVGVIHIGDPSEGAGYTYAHDQGIVQMQQALGLSDAQIIRKNNIGDADAVATRNAIEECIEEGAKLIFGTSWGYMDTMEEMAEEYPDIMFSHGSGYKSNGKNFNNYFGRIYEARYLSGIAAGLKTETNKIGYVAAMGQDNSEVTGGINAFAMGVESVNPDAEIYVKVTNTWFDPTLEGQAAEALLDLGADVITQHQDTTAPQLAAQNRGVWSVGYNSDMTKDAPKAHLTAPIWNWGVYYTQTAKDVMEGTWTAENYFGGMAEGMVDISPLSENCAEGTAEKIDEVRAKIMDGSFKVFEGELYDNQGNKVCEEDQVLTEAEITGAMNWYYRNVVVE from the coding sequence ATGAAAAAGAGTAAAAAAATATGGGCACTGCTTTTAGCAGTGGTATTGGTTTTTGCTGTTGTAGGATGTGGGTCAAACGAAACAGCAGGTGGTGATGATATTGCTACAGGTGCCGAGGATTTTAAAGTAGGGGTAATTCATATAGGAGATCCTTCTGAAGGTGCAGGGTATACCTATGCTCATGATCAAGGTATTGTACAGATGCAACAAGCATTAGGCTTATCTGATGCACAGATCATTCGTAAAAACAATATCGGTGATGCAGATGCAGTTGCTACAAGAAATGCAATTGAGGAATGTATTGAAGAAGGTGCTAAACTTATTTTTGGTACTAGTTGGGGGTATATGGATACTATGGAAGAAATGGCAGAGGAGTATCCGGATATTATGTTCTCTCATGGAAGCGGATATAAGAGTAATGGTAAGAACTTCAACAACTATTTTGGTCGTATTTATGAAGCCCGTTATTTATCAGGAATTGCTGCAGGGCTAAAAACTGAAACAAATAAGATAGGCTATGTTGCAGCAATGGGCCAAGATAACTCAGAGGTTACAGGTGGAATCAATGCTTTTGCTATGGGTGTTGAGTCTGTTAATCCTGATGCAGAAATCTATGTAAAAGTTACCAACACATGGTTTGATCCTACTTTAGAGGGACAGGCAGCAGAGGCTTTATTAGACCTTGGTGCAGACGTTATTACACAGCATCAGGATACCACTGCACCTCAGCTTGCAGCACAAAACAGAGGTGTATGGAGTGTTGGTTATAACTCTGATATGACAAAAGATGCACCAAAAGCACACTTAACAGCACCTATTTGGAATTGGGGTGTATATTATACCCAAACAGCAAAAGATGTAATGGAAGGAACTTGGACAGCAGAAAACTATTTCGGAGGTATGGCAGAGGGCATGGTGGATATTTCTCCCCTTTCAGAAAACTGTGCAGAAGGTACAGCAGAAAAGATTGACGAAGTAAGGGCTAAAATTATGGATGGTTCCTTCAAGGTGTTTGAGGGAGAACTTTATGATAATCAAGGAAATAAGGTTTGTGAGGAAGATCAAGTTCTTACTGAAGCAGAAATTACAGGTGCCATGAATTGGTACTATAGAAATGTTGTTGTAGAATAA
- the serC gene encoding 3-phosphoserine/phosphohydroxythreonine transaminase → MARAYNFSAGPAVLPEAVLREAAEEMLDYKGTGMSVMEMSHRSKAFEEIIGNAEKSLRELVAIPDNYRVLFLQGGASQQFAMIPMNLMKNKVADYIHTGQWTKRAIAEAKMYGKVNVIASSEDKTFSYIPEVKDLKISDDADYIYICHNNTIYGTKYNDIPETGDKLLVADMSSDMLSEPIDVSKYGLIFAGVQKNIGPAGVVVVIIREDLITEDVLPGTPTMLRYKIHADNDSLYNTPPAYGIYICGKVFKWIQSLGGLEAMKKINQEKASILYDYLDSSSMFKGTAAKKDRSLMNVPFITDSEELNVKFLKEAKALGFENLKGHRTVGGMRASIYNAMPVEGVKTLVDFMKKFEAENKK, encoded by the coding sequence ATGGCAAGAGCATATAACTTTTCAGCAGGACCAGCAGTATTGCCGGAAGCAGTTCTAAGAGAAGCAGCGGAAGAAATGTTAGACTACAAAGGCACAGGGATGTCAGTAATGGAGATGAGCCACCGTTCTAAGGCTTTCGAAGAAATTATTGGAAATGCTGAAAAAAGCCTAAGAGAGCTAGTGGCTATTCCAGATAACTATAGGGTGTTATTCCTTCAAGGGGGTGCATCTCAACAATTTGCAATGATTCCCATGAACTTAATGAAAAATAAAGTGGCAGACTATATTCATACAGGTCAATGGACAAAAAGGGCAATAGCGGAAGCAAAGATGTATGGTAAAGTGAATGTTATAGCTTCTTCAGAAGACAAAACCTTCTCCTATATCCCAGAAGTAAAGGACTTAAAAATTTCTGATGATGCAGATTATATTTACATATGCCACAACAATACAATCTATGGAACAAAATATAATGATATACCAGAAACAGGGGATAAGCTCTTGGTAGCGGATATGTCATCAGATATGTTATCTGAACCAATAGATGTATCTAAGTACGGATTAATTTTTGCTGGTGTTCAAAAAAACATAGGACCTGCAGGGGTAGTTGTTGTGATTATTCGAGAAGATTTAATTACAGAAGATGTGTTACCAGGTACACCAACAATGTTAAGATATAAGATTCATGCAGACAATGATTCTCTATACAACACCCCGCCAGCTTATGGGATATATATATGTGGCAAAGTATTTAAATGGATTCAAAGTTTAGGAGGTCTAGAAGCCATGAAAAAAATTAACCAAGAAAAGGCTTCTATATTGTATGATTATCTTGATTCTAGCAGCATGTTTAAAGGAACCGCTGCAAAGAAAGATCGTTCTTTGATGAATGTCCCCTTTATAACGGATTCAGAGGAATTGAATGTTAAGTTTCTGAAAGAAGCAAAAGCCTTAGGCTTCGAGAATTTAAAGGGACATAGAACCGTCGGCGGTATGAGGGCCAGCATATATAATGCAATGCCTGTGGAGGGTGTAAAGACTCTGGTAGATTTTATGAAAAAATTTGAAGCGGAAAACAAAAAATAA
- a CDS encoding pyridoxal phosphate-dependent aminotransferase, with the protein MISEKIISNLSRSSWIRAMFEEGAKLAEKYGADKVYDFSLGNPYAEPPEEVTESLKKYVLTEEKGLHRYMNNAGFPEVREKIAKSLQKRSGVELTQQNVVMTVGAAGGLNVVLKAILNPEEEVIAFAPYFVEYSFYADNHGGKTVVVPPDVTTFEPDIKAFEAAITPKTKAVIINNPNNPTGVIYREEKLKDIAQIIERKEKEYNTTIFVISDEPYGEIVYDDFNVPSILAIFKNGIIINSFSKSLGLAGERIGYIAVSSKIEKVGLLIDALTFCNRTLGFVNAPGLFQKVVGDALEAKVDVEAYKKRRDFLYNHLTELGFECVKPQGAFYLFPKALIEDDIEFVKRALKYNLLLVPGTGFGCPGYFRISYCVKFDMIENSIGAFTKLAAEFK; encoded by the coding sequence ATGATATCAGAAAAAATAATAAGTAACCTAAGTAGATCATCTTGGATTAGAGCAATGTTTGAAGAAGGGGCAAAACTTGCTGAAAAATATGGTGCCGATAAGGTATATGATTTTAGTTTAGGAAATCCTTACGCAGAACCACCTGAAGAAGTAACTGAATCTTTGAAAAAGTATGTATTGACTGAAGAAAAAGGACTACATAGATACATGAACAATGCAGGATTTCCAGAGGTAAGAGAAAAGATAGCCAAGTCTTTGCAGAAGCGAAGTGGTGTTGAATTGACACAACAGAATGTGGTAATGACAGTTGGAGCCGCAGGAGGATTAAATGTTGTTTTAAAAGCTATCCTTAATCCAGAGGAAGAAGTAATCGCCTTCGCCCCATATTTTGTAGAGTACAGTTTTTATGCAGATAATCATGGGGGCAAAACTGTGGTTGTTCCACCGGATGTAACTACCTTCGAACCAGATATAAAGGCCTTTGAAGCTGCTATTACTCCAAAAACAAAGGCTGTTATTATAAATAATCCTAATAACCCTACGGGTGTGATTTATCGAGAAGAAAAATTAAAGGATATTGCACAAATTATAGAAAGAAAAGAAAAGGAATACAATACCACGATCTTTGTAATCTCTGACGAACCTTATGGCGAAATTGTTTACGATGACTTTAATGTACCAAGCATACTTGCCATCTTTAAAAATGGCATTATCATTAATTCCTTCAGTAAGTCTCTTGGACTGGCAGGGGAAAGAATTGGATATATCGCTGTAAGCAGCAAAATAGAGAAGGTAGGACTACTAATTGATGCACTAACTTTCTGTAATCGTACCCTTGGTTTTGTAAATGCACCAGGATTATTTCAAAAAGTCGTAGGAGATGCCTTAGAAGCAAAGGTAGATGTTGAGGCATACAAAAAGAGAAGAGATTTTCTATACAATCATTTAACAGAACTTGGGTTCGAATGTGTTAAACCGCAAGGAGCCTTCTATCTTTTCCCCAAAGCACTTATCGAAGATGATATAGAGTTCGTTAAGAGAGCACTAAAATACAATTTATTGTTGGTGCCTGGAACTGGATTCGGATGTCCTGGATACTTTAGAATTTCTTACTGTGTAAAATTTGATATGATTGAGAATTCTATTGGTGCCTTTACTAAATTAGCAGCCGAATTTAAGTGA
- a CDS encoding tetratricopeptide repeat-containing glycosyltransferase family 2 protein, which translates to MITISLCMIVKNEESVIARCLDSVKDLVDEIIIVDTGSTDKTKAIVKKYTDKVLDFKWIDDFAAARNYSYSKATKDYILWLDADDVILKEDQINFLQLKQNLNPDVDVVMMQYNADFDVYGHPTLSYFRERLSKRIKNYRWHEPVHEYLEINGKIINSDIAITHKRESTSSFDRNLSIYEKVISKGIPLSTRGLYYYARELYYHEKYDEAIIYFTKFLDTEMGWVEDNICACYHLSLCYQYKNERANRLESLLKSFKYDNPRAEICCQLGYYYMEIDDYERAILWYTLATQLKKPTDHWGFVLHDFWDFVPNLQLCVCYDKLGNQQEAIKYNNKAAEYKPEDSAVVYNRNYFESLQ; encoded by the coding sequence ATGATTACGATCAGCTTATGTATGATTGTAAAAAATGAGGAGAGTGTTATAGCTAGATGCCTTGATTCGGTTAAGGATCTTGTTGATGAAATTATTATTGTAGATACGGGGTCGACGGATAAGACAAAGGCGATCGTAAAAAAATATACTGACAAAGTACTAGACTTTAAGTGGATTGACGATTTTGCTGCCGCTAGAAACTACTCTTACTCTAAAGCTACAAAGGACTATATTTTATGGTTGGATGCCGATGATGTTATTTTGAAAGAAGACCAGATAAATTTCCTCCAACTAAAGCAGAACCTAAACCCAGATGTAGATGTTGTCATGATGCAGTATAATGCAGACTTTGATGTATATGGCCATCCTACCTTATCCTACTTTAGAGAACGTCTATCAAAAAGAATAAAAAACTATCGTTGGCATGAGCCAGTACACGAATATTTAGAAATAAATGGTAAAATTATAAATTCTGATATTGCTATAACCCATAAGAGAGAAAGCACTTCCAGTTTTGATAGGAATTTATCTATATACGAAAAAGTAATTTCCAAAGGTATTCCTTTAAGCACTAGGGGTCTTTATTACTACGCTAGAGAACTATACTATCATGAAAAATATGATGAGGCAATCATATACTTTACTAAATTTTTAGATACAGAAATGGGATGGGTAGAAGATAATATATGTGCCTGTTATCATCTATCGCTATGTTACCAATATAAAAATGAACGTGCTAATAGGTTAGAATCATTGCTGAAGAGTTTTAAATATGATAATCCAAGAGCAGAAATATGCTGTCAGCTTGGTTATTATTATATGGAAATAGATGATTATGAAAGAGCTATTTTATGGTACACATTAGCTACACAACTAAAAAAACCTACGGATCATTGGGGATTTGTGCTACATGATTTCTGGGACTTTGTACCAAATCTACAGCTTTGTGTCTGTTATGATAAACTTGGAAATCAGCAAGAAGCAATCAAGTATAATAATAAAGCAGCAGAATATAAGCCAGAGGACTCTGCTGTAGTGTATAATAGAAATTACTTTGAATCATTGCAATAG